A genome region from Arachis duranensis cultivar V14167 chromosome 6, aradu.V14167.gnm2.J7QH, whole genome shotgun sequence includes the following:
- the LOC107492325 gene encoding uncharacterized protein LOC107492325, with product MAEDDSDRPLRIMNFVSEDQLVEAKRTRGERVEDGTAQRDRPLYEILKENKDKKDAEFNERFKHRPPKALDEDETEFLDNYETTRREYERKVADAEAEELRNFQAAVAAQSNFVHEIKERAPLPMVQEEKSAGVKKNPSSRPLSMIIKVKPQAKKAKADEKNAEEVSKAETTLENDDSEPQAKKAKIDGANADVSKAGTTTENDKPKSSKPAQSLNALVSYSDESDEDL from the exons ATGGCTGAAGACGACTCCGATCGCCCTCTCAGGATTATGAACTTCGTCTCCGAGGACCAA CTGGTGGAGGCTAAACGAACAAGGGGAGAACGAGTCGAAGATGGAACTGCTCAGAGGGATAGACCTCTCTACGAG attctaaaggagaataAAGATAAGAAGGATGCGGAGTTTAATGAAAGGTTTAAGCACA GACCACCTAAAGCTTTAGATGAAGATGAGACTGAGTTTCTTGATAACTATGAAACA ACTAGGAGGGAATATGAACGGAAAGTAGCAGACGCAGAAGCTGAAGAATTACGTAACTTTCAG GCAGCGGTGGCAGCACAATCCAATTTTGTGCATGAAATTAAGGAAAGAGCCCCTTTACCTATGGTTCAG GAAGAAAAGTCTGCTGGAGTAAAGAAGAATCCGTCCTCGCGTCCATTAAGCATGATTATAAAAGTCAAGCCCCAAGCTAAAAAGGCCAAGGCGGATGAAAAAAATGCTGAAGAAGTTTCAAAAGCAGAAACCACTCTCGAGAATGATGATAGTGAACCCCAAGCTAAAAAGGCCAAGATAGATGGAGCAAATGCTGATGTTTCTAAAGCTGGAACTACTACTGAAAATGATAAGCCTAAGTCTTCAAAGCCAGCACAATCATTAAATGCCCTTGTTTCCTACAGTGACGAAAGTGACGAGGACTTGTAA
- the LOC107492326 gene encoding kinetochore protein NUF2 homolog, giving the protein MATSKFEYPRLSRPEIITTLAQLQIANMIEQDFIHPNPDLIFELYTRLLLHLDFLEEENEQLDFEAVSNFDDPELHMESIRAIKLHYRIKEVLAILECPGKFTFTFADLLMPDTQRTEFFIGAIVNFVLYREGKLVEISKIGDEVSALEEQRINLEENEIPQVKSEISNLNEAREKEMAVVQEVDAKVAELRNTIMTLNKNQVSLRTTLKKSKDQAEEMDAKISNAEFTLSQNAQENENLRSKIAQSPDKIQRALEEKKLAREEAMKAERLAMQTFHEKTSLLEVYSKVGKKMSKHHKQMLAIKEQVNSAKSVEKELKALKAKLSDEQVLEKSLESKLAEKQSKVLQMEETKRQVEKECTIMREKSTKYLNGTTSDVEYKKRDIETRRRNVEAVLEEVDATNGKIKSVKESGAARVELLGHKSEEIIEEFRKYANSIALVVESGPEGVGFDI; this is encoded by the exons ATGGCGACGTCGAAGTTCGAGTACCCAAGGCTTTCAAGACCAGAGATAATCACAACCTTAGCGCAATTGCAGATTGCCAACATGATTGAGCAAGACTTCATCCACCCAAACCCTGACTTGATCTTCGAACTCTATACTCGCCTCCTCCTCCACCTCGACTTTCTTGA GGAAGAGAATGAGCAGCTTGATTTTGAAGCGGTGTCGAATTTCGACGATCCTGAACTTCACATGGAGTCCATCCGCGCTATAAAACTGCACTACAGGATTAAGGAGGTGCTGGCCATACTCGAGTGCCCTGGGAAGTTCACGTTCACGTTCGCTGATCTCCTTATGCCGGACACTCAGCGCACCGAGTTTTTCATCGGCGCTATTGTCAATTTTGTTCTCTATAG GGAAGGGAAATTGGTTGAGATATCAAAAATTGGAGACGAAGTCAGCGCTCTGGAGGAGCAGCGAATAAATTTGGAGGAGAATGAGATTCCTCAG GTGAAATCAGAGATTTCCAACTTAAATGAAGCTAGGGAAAAAGAGATGGCTGTTGTTCAGGAGGTTGATGCAAAGGTTGCGGAACTTCGTAACACTATCATGACCCTTAATAAAAATCAGGTGTCACTGAGGACTACTTTAAAGAAGTCAAAGGACCAGGCAGAAGAAATGGATGCGAAG ATTTCTAATGCTGAATTTACACTGTCACAAAATGCTCAAGAAAATGAGAATCTACGTTCAAAAATTGCCCAATCACCTGACAAAATTCAG AGGGCTTTAGAAGAGAAGAAATTAGCTCGAGAAGAGGCAATGAAAGCTGAAAGGTTGGCAATGCAAACTTTCCATGAGAAGACTTCTCTCCTTGAAGTTTATTCCAAG GTTGGCAAGAAAATGTCAAAGCACCACAAGCAAATGCTGGCTATAAAGGAACAG GTAAATTCTGCTAAATCGGTTGAAAAGGAGCTTAAAGCTTTGAAAGCTAAACTTAGCGATGAACAAGTATTGGAGAAGTCCCTTGAGTCCAAATTGGctgaaaaacaaagtaaag TTTTGCAGATGGAAGAAACGAAAAGGCAGGTAGAGAAAGAGTGCACTATTATGCGggaaaaatcaacaaaatacttAAATGGTACAACGTCCGATGTGGAATATAAAAAACGTGATATTGAAACAAGACGGAGAAATGTTGAGGCCGTGTTAGAAGAG GTGGATGCTACAAATGGTAAAATAAAGTCGGTAAAGGAATCTGGAGCTGCTAGAGTGGAACTGTTAGGTCACAAGTCTGAAGAGATAATCGAAGAG TTTCGAAAGTATGCAAACTCGATTGCACTTGTGGTTGAATCTGGGCCAGAAGGCGTTGGTTTTGATATTTAA